In Acinetobacter pittii, one genomic interval encodes:
- a CDS encoding protein-export chaperone SecB, with amino-acid sequence MNISLVSTKALKIDLEPLLEEDIVDLDEEFDFRFDYSAHRPDRVDVKNSFAIAFKALLQAPKDSVQCSIVFLAQFHTDTDFEDDFLETHFALINAPAIGYPFLRAFIANIFVNAGYEPLMLPTINFVNLYKNKIKDSDSRD; translated from the coding sequence ATGAATATAAGTCTTGTTTCCACAAAAGCTCTAAAAATTGATTTAGAACCTCTACTTGAAGAGGATATTGTGGATTTGGATGAGGAGTTTGATTTCCGCTTCGATTATTCTGCACACCGTCCAGATAGAGTAGATGTAAAAAATTCTTTTGCTATTGCATTTAAAGCATTACTTCAGGCTCCTAAAGATTCTGTACAATGTAGTATAGTTTTTTTAGCCCAATTCCATACCGATACAGATTTTGAAGATGATTTTTTAGAAACTCATTTTGCTTTAATTAATGCACCAGCAATCGGTTATCCTTTTTTGAGAGCGTTTATTGCAAATATCTTTGTTAATGCCGGATATGAACCATTAATGCTTCCAACTATTAATTTTGTGAATTTATATAAAAATAAAATTAAAGATTCTGATTCAAGAGATTAA
- the bvgS gene encoding HAMP domain-containing sensor histidine kinase has translation MTFQRLELNQVEQLSACRISLLLGLNAEQNYIEQFFRFSLRLLNCKKALLTFNQEPYFWHRCPEGMTAISFKPSKHLKQCFAKQQFINHLHPSYQNLINYLKELNIECSRALAVHLLHPDKTSMGFAVFFDDDAATFEDDDIQLLLDYCSTFMQQVELKFNYEELNELYEQQVAINSSKTKFFSIISHDLRAPFHGLLGFSEVLAKERETLDESSIQNIADYLYDTSQSTYNLLESLLTWAMAEGGRFVYHPINFKLRQVSNIVCDVLHTLALKKNIELVNDVPEDLKIYADINMMTSVIQNLVSNALKFTDVDGSGKVFIEARQADANVEITVRDTGLGMTEQQMANLFHPRITASFKGTAGEKGAGLGLSLCKRFVEINQGKISVNSQKGVGTTFKVLLPSAQESHEALTEHHSSSEAKLV, from the coding sequence ATGACATTCCAACGTTTAGAACTAAATCAGGTTGAGCAGTTAAGTGCTTGTAGAATATCTTTGTTGCTTGGATTAAATGCCGAGCAGAACTATATCGAGCAATTTTTCCGATTTAGTCTTCGTCTTTTGAATTGTAAAAAAGCCTTATTGACTTTTAATCAGGAACCTTACTTTTGGCACCGTTGCCCTGAAGGTATGACGGCAATCTCTTTTAAGCCTTCGAAACATTTAAAACAGTGCTTTGCAAAGCAACAGTTTATTAATCATTTACATCCTTCATATCAAAACTTAATCAATTATTTAAAAGAATTAAATATTGAGTGCAGCAGGGCACTGGCTGTACATCTTTTACACCCCGATAAAACCTCAATGGGTTTTGCTGTGTTTTTTGATGATGATGCAGCAACATTTGAAGATGATGATATTCAATTGTTGCTCGATTATTGTTCTACTTTTATGCAGCAGGTTGAGTTGAAGTTTAACTATGAAGAGTTAAACGAACTCTATGAACAACAAGTTGCGATTAATTCAAGTAAAACAAAATTCTTCTCAATTATTTCGCATGACTTGCGTGCGCCTTTTCATGGATTGCTTGGATTCTCTGAGGTACTCGCCAAAGAGCGTGAAACTTTAGATGAATCGAGTATTCAAAATATTGCAGATTATTTATATGACACCTCACAATCGACCTATAACTTACTTGAAAGTTTGCTGACATGGGCGATGGCAGAGGGCGGGCGTTTTGTTTATCACCCAATTAACTTTAAGCTTAGACAAGTCAGCAATATCGTTTGTGATGTACTGCATACCTTAGCTTTAAAGAAAAATATTGAACTGGTGAATGATGTTCCGGAAGATCTAAAAATCTATGCCGATATCAACATGATGACCTCTGTAATTCAAAACTTAGTATCAAATGCGCTGAAATTTACCGACGTTGATGGATCGGGGAAAGTTTTTATTGAAGCTCGACAAGCGGATGCAAATGTAGAAATTACTGTTCGAGACACAGGTCTGGGCATGACCGAGCAACAAATGGCAAACTTGTTCCATCCACGTATTACCGCTAGCTTTAAAGGCACTGCAGGGGAAAAAGGTGCGGGTTTAGGTCTGAGTCTTTGCAAGCGTTTTGTCGAGATTAATCAGGGAAAAATTAGTGTAAATTCCCAAAAAGGAGTTGGAACAACTTTTAAAGTTTTACTACCTTCGGCCCAAGAAAGTCATGAGGCGCTTACCGAACATCATTCTTCATCGGAGGCAAAATTAGTCTAA
- the glnE gene encoding bifunctional [glutamate--ammonia ligase]-adenylyl-L-tyrosine phosphorylase/[glutamate--ammonia-ligase] adenylyltransferase — translation MNAEQLQKTLRASQYAEQVLGLHQAVLEQDYQIDQFTAPLSTEQIYQCVQTTLDGIGDETFWMRGLRILRSRLMFRWIWQDANQLTDVVTLTRELSDFADASICAAKDFARVALVAKHGEPLSYSGKVQDLIVVAMGKLGAQELNLSSDIDLIFAFDEQGETNGRKCIDVQQFCILWGQKLIYLLEHITADGFVFRVDMRLRPWGDGSALAISHAALEKYLSQHGREWERYAWIKARVVTGGKEGQDLLEMTRPFVFRRYVDYTAFAAMRDMKAMIEREVLRRHIEDDIKLGAGGIREIEFIVQVFQLIYGGSKRELQDRQCLVSLEHIGEAGLLEKQAVLELEDAYLFLRRVEHAIQALNDQQTQLLPEELDLRQRIIDTLGFASWNDFIDVLNEKRQKVKVQFKQLIEDTSSNAATENYGQLEQQLDEVLDDNAKNLIHEFWHGHALKKLPSNAVQRLKTFWPHLIEAILQSEHPQTALLRLMPLIESVMRRTVYLVMLIESKGALQRLVKMATVSPWICEELTQYPVLLDEFLSMDFELPKRKDLEDSLRQQLLRIEIDQVEDQMRALRLFKKSNVLTVAASDVLAESPLMKVSDALTDIAEVSVNATLNLAYQTVAKRHGYPCDVDGKRCSLDYKAFAVIGYGKVGGIELGYGSDLDLVFIHYLDEQADTDGTKSISGFEFAMRVAQKFMSLMTTQTLDGRVYEIDTRLRPSGEAGLLVTSLKAYEHYQLKSAWLWEHQALVRARSIAGDEALCQKFEIFRREILTQSRDEAYVREEVLKMRQKMKDHLGSSSEQKKHGIFHLKQDAGGIVDIEFMAQYAVLAWSGTKPDLAHYSDNVRILEDAAKADCLSSEDATALIRAYLSERAESHRLALANQSMQVSAADWRSTRAVVCNLWQRLIDPTASVELDSE, via the coding sequence ATGAATGCGGAGCAGTTACAAAAAACATTGCGTGCGAGTCAGTACGCAGAACAAGTTTTAGGCTTGCATCAAGCTGTTTTAGAACAAGATTATCAAATAGATCAATTTACTGCACCGCTCTCGACAGAACAGATTTACCAATGTGTACAAACCACATTAGATGGGATTGGTGATGAAACGTTTTGGATGCGTGGATTGCGCATTTTACGTAGTCGATTAATGTTCCGCTGGATCTGGCAGGATGCCAATCAGCTTACCGATGTTGTTACACTTACTCGCGAACTTTCTGATTTTGCCGATGCCAGTATTTGTGCAGCAAAGGATTTTGCGCGTGTAGCACTTGTGGCGAAACATGGGGAACCGTTAAGTTATTCTGGCAAAGTCCAAGACTTGATTGTGGTTGCCATGGGTAAACTTGGTGCTCAAGAGCTTAACTTATCGAGTGATATCGATTTAATTTTTGCCTTTGATGAGCAAGGCGAAACCAATGGCCGCAAATGTATTGATGTACAGCAGTTCTGTATTTTGTGGGGACAAAAACTCATTTATTTACTTGAGCACATTACTGCTGATGGTTTTGTGTTTCGAGTCGATATGCGCTTGCGCCCTTGGGGAGATGGCTCGGCATTAGCGATTAGTCATGCAGCTTTGGAAAAATATTTAAGCCAGCATGGCCGTGAATGGGAACGTTATGCATGGATTAAAGCGCGTGTAGTAACCGGTGGTAAAGAAGGACAGGACTTGTTAGAAATGACTCGTCCTTTTGTATTCCGCCGTTATGTCGATTACACGGCGTTTGCTGCCATGCGTGATATGAAAGCGATGATTGAACGCGAAGTTCTGCGTCGTCATATTGAGGATGATATTAAACTCGGAGCAGGCGGTATTCGCGAAATTGAGTTTATTGTGCAGGTGTTCCAGCTTATTTACGGCGGTTCTAAACGTGAGCTGCAAGACCGTCAATGTTTAGTCAGTCTTGAGCATATTGGTGAGGCAGGCTTGTTAGAAAAACAGGCCGTATTAGAGCTTGAAGATGCTTATCTGTTCTTACGCCGTGTTGAACATGCAATTCAAGCTCTTAACGATCAGCAAACCCAGTTATTGCCAGAAGAATTAGACCTAAGACAACGCATTATCGATACTTTGGGTTTCGCAAGCTGGAATGATTTTATTGATGTTCTTAATGAGAAACGTCAAAAAGTCAAAGTTCAATTTAAGCAACTCATTGAAGATACCAGCTCTAATGCAGCAACAGAGAATTATGGGCAGTTAGAGCAGCAGCTAGATGAAGTACTAGATGACAATGCGAAAAATCTGATTCATGAGTTTTGGCATGGGCATGCACTCAAAAAACTTCCTTCAAATGCTGTGCAACGTTTAAAAACGTTTTGGCCTCATTTAATTGAAGCGATATTACAGTCAGAACACCCACAAACTGCATTATTACGTTTAATGCCGCTTATTGAATCGGTTATGCGTCGAACCGTGTACTTGGTGATGCTGATTGAAAGTAAAGGGGCTTTACAACGCTTAGTAAAAATGGCGACTGTAAGCCCGTGGATTTGTGAAGAGTTAACTCAATATCCGGTACTGCTGGATGAGTTTTTGTCGATGGACTTTGAGCTACCAAAACGTAAGGACTTAGAAGACTCATTACGTCAGCAGTTACTTCGTATTGAGATTGATCAGGTTGAAGACCAAATGCGAGCACTTCGCCTCTTTAAAAAAAGCAATGTATTGACTGTTGCTGCAAGTGATGTGCTAGCTGAAAGTCCTCTTATGAAGGTATCTGATGCATTAACTGATATTGCTGAAGTTAGTGTGAATGCAACACTGAATTTGGCTTATCAGACAGTAGCAAAACGTCATGGTTACCCGTGCGATGTTGATGGAAAACGCTGCTCACTCGACTATAAAGCTTTTGCTGTCATTGGTTATGGCAAAGTGGGTGGTATTGAGTTGGGCTATGGTTCTGACTTAGACCTTGTCTTTATTCACTATCTAGATGAACAAGCTGATACAGATGGAACCAAGTCTATTAGTGGCTTTGAGTTTGCGATGCGTGTTGCTCAAAAGTTTATGTCACTCATGACTACGCAAACACTCGATGGTCGTGTCTATGAAATTGATACACGGTTAAGACCTTCAGGTGAGGCTGGTTTATTGGTGACCAGTCTTAAGGCTTATGAACACTATCAGTTGAAAAGTGCATGGCTTTGGGAGCATCAGGCATTGGTTCGTGCACGTTCTATTGCTGGTGATGAGGCACTTTGCCAGAAATTTGAAATATTTCGCCGCGAGATATTGACTCAATCTAGAGATGAGGCTTATGTTCGTGAAGAAGTGTTGAAAATGCGTCAGAAAATGAAAGACCACCTAGGTTCGTCTTCTGAACAAAAAAAACATGGTATTTTTCATTTAAAACAGGACGCAGGTGGTATCGTAGATATCGAATTTATGGCACAGTATGCTGTACTTGCATGGAGCGGGACGAAACCCGATCTCGCCCATTATTCTGATAATGTAAGAATATTAGAAGATGCTGCTAAAGCAGACTGCTTATCCAGTGAAGATGCCACAGCATTAATTCGAGCCTATCTTAGTGAACGTGCCGAAAGCCACCGTTTAGCCCTTGCAAATCAATCCATGCAAGTAAGCGCAGCGGACTGGCGTAGTACCCGTGCGGTCGTTTGCAATTTATGGCAAAGATTAATAGACCCAACCGCTTCGGTTGAGTTGGATAGTGAATGA
- the ilvE gene encoding branched-chain amino acid transaminase codes for MNLADRDGFIWQDGQLIDWRDAKIHVLTHTLHYSMGVFEGVRAYETPKGTAIFRLQDHTKRLLNSAKIYQMKVPYDQAALEQAQIDVVRENKLASCYLRPLIWIGSEKLGIAATNNTIHAAVAAWAWGAYLGDEAMAKGIRVKTSSFTHHHPNVTMCKAKASGNYTLSILAHQEVAHSGYDEAMLMDPQGYVCQGSGENVFLIKDGVLHTPDIAGGALDGITRQTVMTIARDLGYQVVERRITRDEFYIADEAFFTGTAAEVTPIREYDDRQIGEGCRGPITTEIQKTFFDAVQGKNPKYEHWLTYVK; via the coding sequence ATGAATTTGGCTGATCGTGATGGTTTTATTTGGCAAGATGGACAATTAATTGATTGGCGTGATGCAAAGATTCACGTTTTAACCCATACTTTACACTACAGTATGGGCGTATTTGAGGGTGTTCGTGCTTATGAAACTCCTAAAGGTACTGCCATTTTCCGTCTTCAAGACCACACAAAACGTTTGTTAAATTCAGCAAAAATTTATCAAATGAAAGTGCCGTATGATCAAGCAGCGCTTGAACAAGCACAAATCGATGTTGTTCGTGAAAATAAATTAGCTTCTTGCTATTTACGCCCACTCATCTGGATCGGTTCAGAGAAACTTGGTATTGCAGCAACAAATAACACAATTCATGCCGCTGTTGCAGCATGGGCGTGGGGTGCTTACCTTGGTGATGAAGCGATGGCAAAAGGTATTCGCGTTAAAACTTCATCGTTTACTCACCACCATCCAAACGTGACCATGTGTAAAGCAAAAGCATCTGGTAACTACACATTGTCAATTCTTGCTCACCAAGAAGTTGCACACTCAGGTTACGATGAAGCAATGCTCATGGACCCACAAGGTTATGTATGCCAAGGTTCAGGGGAAAACGTATTCTTGATTAAAGATGGCGTTTTACATACTCCAGATATCGCTGGTGGTGCACTTGATGGTATTACACGTCAAACAGTAATGACGATCGCTAGAGATCTTGGCTATCAAGTCGTTGAGCGCCGTATTACACGTGATGAATTCTATATTGCAGATGAAGCTTTCTTTACAGGTACTGCTGCAGAAGTAACACCAATTCGTGAGTACGATGATCGTCAAATTGGTGAAGGTTGCCGTGGTCCAATTACCACTGAAATCCAAAAAACTTTCTTTGATGCAGTTCAAGGTAAAAACCCGAAATATGAACACTGGTTAACTTACGTAAAATAA
- a CDS encoding mitochondrial fission ELM1 family protein, translating to MHIVYVSDGKAGHRSQALGLFQAMQRQQPETTFEEVLITDLPIISLIQALFSSKTSLFKQAPDFVFGVGSHTHFRVWLVGKIFKKAKTIILMKPSLPIGCFDYAVIPEHDGIHANSHVIVTRGALNPIRNENRHQIARVLIALGGSSKRHQWNQDKVLSSVKKIVENNPDAEIILTTSRRTPAEFVDILKQQSFAQHLHIFPVEQTPQGWIFEEMQKAEAVWVTEDSVSMIFEALTAGCRVGVMAMDRLKDDRITHSVDQMLESQLISQQTCVVQLPQPYAFKEADRVATYLLSKN from the coding sequence ATGCATATTGTCTATGTGTCTGATGGTAAGGCAGGACACCGCTCACAAGCATTAGGCTTATTTCAGGCAATGCAAAGACAACAGCCAGAAACAACTTTTGAAGAGGTCCTAATTACTGATTTGCCGATTATTTCTTTAATTCAGGCACTTTTCTCTTCAAAAACCTCCTTATTTAAACAAGCGCCTGATTTTGTATTTGGCGTGGGAAGTCATACACATTTTCGTGTTTGGTTAGTCGGTAAAATTTTTAAAAAGGCTAAAACGATTATTCTAATGAAGCCGAGTTTACCGATTGGTTGCTTTGATTATGCGGTTATTCCAGAGCATGACGGCATTCACGCCAATAGCCATGTGATTGTCACACGTGGCGCATTAAATCCTATTCGTAATGAAAATCGACATCAAATAGCTAGAGTTTTAATTGCATTAGGTGGTTCATCTAAACGACATCAATGGAACCAAGATAAAGTATTAAGTAGTGTTAAAAAAATTGTTGAGAATAATCCAGACGCTGAAATTATTCTGACGACTTCACGTCGAACTCCGGCAGAGTTTGTCGATATTTTAAAGCAACAAAGCTTTGCCCAGCATTTACATATATTTCCAGTTGAGCAAACACCTCAAGGCTGGATTTTTGAGGAAATGCAAAAAGCAGAAGCTGTCTGGGTCACAGAAGACAGCGTGTCTATGATTTTTGAGGCACTTACTGCAGGTTGTCGAGTTGGGGTGATGGCAATGGACCGTTTGAAAGACGACCGGATTACGCACTCAGTTGATCAAATGTTAGAATCACAATTAATTTCACAGCAGACTTGTGTTGTACAGTTACCACAACCTTATGCTTTTAAAGAAGCGGACCGTGTGGCAACATATCTTTTATCAAAGAATTAA
- a CDS encoding glycosyltransferase: MKILHIANFGFNKQGAHFYCTDRKISAGLIENGHFVYDFSFRDMARMGTIFKTKKLGANWANKEVLKVVNNIEPDLVLIGHSDLMSPDVLRQIKESYPNTKIAFWYVDPLYLENKLDFVKAFSPYLDAIFCTTGGEYLQKLKQPHLSVAYLPNVGHRNVETLQQFSNSKTDKTFIFCGVVYKEPEREKFLKDLADALQQGHVNYQYYGCFEQPGVYGKAYYKVLSETKMGLNYSRRNDVTLYSSDRIVQLTGNGLLTFSPRIPGFEKLYTEQEVVYFDDQFDLAKKIQFFNQNPDQAEKIAKEGWEKTRKSFNAKRITQFMVEVTFKQPFSEDYEWSHEVYA; the protein is encoded by the coding sequence ATGAAAATATTGCATATTGCAAATTTTGGCTTTAATAAACAAGGCGCCCACTTTTACTGCACAGACCGTAAAATTTCTGCCGGATTAATTGAAAATGGCCATTTCGTTTATGATTTTAGTTTTCGTGACATGGCTCGTATGGGAACCATTTTTAAAACAAAAAAACTGGGTGCCAATTGGGCTAATAAAGAAGTTCTAAAGGTCGTTAATAATATTGAACCTGATCTGGTGCTCATTGGGCATAGTGACTTAATGAGTCCAGACGTTTTAAGACAAATTAAAGAATCTTATCCAAATACTAAAATTGCATTTTGGTATGTTGATCCGCTTTATCTTGAAAACAAACTCGACTTTGTCAAAGCATTCTCGCCATATTTAGATGCTATTTTCTGTACAACAGGCGGAGAATATCTACAAAAGTTAAAGCAACCTCATTTAAGCGTGGCCTATTTGCCAAATGTCGGTCACCGTAATGTAGAAACACTACAGCAATTTTCAAACTCTAAGACTGACAAGACTTTTATTTTCTGCGGTGTGGTCTATAAAGAACCTGAGCGTGAAAAGTTCTTAAAGGACTTGGCAGATGCATTGCAACAAGGTCATGTGAACTATCAATATTATGGTTGTTTTGAACAACCTGGTGTTTATGGTAAAGCGTATTATAAAGTTCTCTCTGAAACAAAAATGGGACTTAATTACTCACGCCGTAATGATGTTACCTTGTATAGTTCTGACCGTATTGTACAACTGACTGGTAATGGTTTACTCACCTTTAGTCCACGAATTCCGGGCTTTGAGAAGCTCTATACCGAGCAGGAAGTGGTGTACTTTGATGATCAGTTTGATTTGGCCAAGAAGATCCAATTCTTTAATCAAAACCCAGATCAGGCTGAAAAAATAGCGAAAGAAGGCTGGGAGAAAACACGCAAATCTTTCAATGCTAAGCGCATCACCCAATTTATGGTTGAGGTGACATTTAAGCAGCCCTTTTCAGAAGATTATGAATGGTCACATGAGGTGTATGCATGA
- the icaB gene encoding polysaccharide deacetylase family protein has product MMWFLSVAVGLLALAALLYVLGNYTFWLPFRSTKLPRIVMLHQVTPKDAASGMNMPPEKFEQLLQLLTRKKATFCFVSELEQYRNQKNVVALSFDDGFMDNYLYAYPLLKKYNAKATIYLATQIEGIEKLTHEQIHEMAKSGFIEFGAHTQHHVNLLKLDDQTAYDEMLQSKRDVEALVGKCPSFAYPFGRFNEKHQKMAQEIGFKNAVSTRKKIEAYEVSNQFNIPRVSTHGAMNALQMRIALAKGRYKL; this is encoded by the coding sequence ATGATGTGGTTTTTGTCCGTTGCGGTAGGCCTACTAGCACTTGCTGCACTGTTATATGTGCTGGGTAATTATACATTCTGGCTTCCGTTTCGTTCGACTAAACTACCACGCATTGTGATGTTGCATCAGGTTACTCCTAAAGATGCAGCCTCAGGTATGAACATGCCTCCTGAAAAGTTTGAGCAACTCTTACAGTTGTTGACGCGTAAAAAGGCTACTTTTTGCTTTGTTTCTGAGCTTGAACAATACCGTAATCAAAAGAATGTCGTTGCTTTAAGTTTTGATGATGGCTTTATGGACAATTATCTGTATGCCTATCCATTACTTAAAAAATATAATGCAAAAGCAACCATTTATTTGGCAACTCAAATTGAAGGAATTGAAAAGCTAACTCATGAGCAAATCCATGAAATGGCCAAATCTGGTTTCATTGAGTTTGGTGCGCATACCCAACATCATGTGAACTTACTTAAGCTTGATGACCAAACCGCTTATGATGAAATGCTGCAGTCTAAACGTGACGTTGAAGCGTTAGTTGGAAAATGTCCGAGCTTTGCTTATCCATTTGGCCGATTTAACGAAAAGCACCAGAAAATGGCTCAAGAGATTGGCTTTAAAAACGCCGTATCGACTCGTAAAAAAATCGAAGCGTATGAAGTAAGTAATCAATTTAATATTCCACGTGTCAGCACGCATGGTGCCATGAATGCTTTACAGATGCGTATCGCCCTTGCTAAAGGACGTTATAAGTTATGA
- the lpsC gene encoding glycosyltransferase family 2 protein: protein MNKIPCSVYIVTLNCGAWLERTLQSVSEFDEVIILDSGSTDNTYEIAQSFENTQISHQDWQGYAGQKSLALAKCRNDWVLNLDGDEVLSSELKQEIVETIQQNRLDALITPINDVFLGVPNSKHTKKHAKVRFFRKSKGHYDLANKVHENVIVEGESQRAQHDIYHYGESSIFVKVEKNNQYSNLKALEKYQKGKSPSVAKLILVMPVTFMKSYFIRRSFLNGWRGFVNSMINAFYAFLKEAKLFEQTMNKDKK, encoded by the coding sequence ATGAATAAAATTCCATGTAGTGTCTATATTGTCACCTTAAATTGTGGTGCTTGGTTAGAACGAACTTTGCAAAGTGTTAGTGAGTTTGATGAAGTAATTATTTTAGATTCGGGCAGTACTGATAATACTTATGAAATTGCTCAGAGTTTTGAAAATACGCAAATTTCACATCAAGACTGGCAAGGCTATGCAGGGCAAAAAAGTTTGGCTCTAGCAAAATGCCGAAATGATTGGGTACTCAATTTAGATGGCGATGAAGTCTTATCTAGCGAGTTAAAACAAGAAATTGTTGAGACCATCCAGCAGAACAGACTTGATGCATTAATCACACCAATTAATGATGTGTTCTTAGGTGTTCCGAACAGTAAACATACTAAAAAACATGCAAAAGTGCGTTTTTTTCGTAAGTCTAAAGGGCATTATGACCTTGCCAATAAAGTCCATGAAAATGTGATTGTAGAGGGAGAGTCTCAGCGTGCTCAACATGATATTTATCATTATGGCGAGTCGAGCATTTTCGTTAAGGTCGAAAAAAATAACCAATATTCCAACTTGAAAGCATTAGAGAAATACCAAAAAGGAAAGTCTCCAAGTGTGGCTAAATTGATTTTGGTGATGCCTGTGACTTTTATGAAGTCTTATTTTATTCGCCGTAGTTTCTTAAATGGTTGGCGTGGTTTCGTAAATAGTATGATTAACGCGTTTTATGCTTTTCTAAAAGAAGCCAAGCTGTTTGAACAGACCATGAATAAAGATAAAAAATAA
- the lpsE gene encoding glycosyltransferase, protein MKIVQVLATSGGVGGLEQHTFNLVNELALNHEVHVIAHPCYVDKFSQQVHFHAVDFARSRWNILLLWQLKNLIQQIQPAIVHAQAGKAAELIARIKPFLSGPKFVTTVHGTKKNKSVYLAGDAVIAVSQALTQGIPESKAHVVYNGVYPQPVLTTENKEKLLQSIQKDFAELDTSKKVVICIGRLEPVKNISLLIESMQQIDANLWIIGDGSLRASLEKQVSELNMQNRVAFLGFRTDARDLVQLADIVVLSSDREGFPLVMVEALQADKAMASTKVNGVIEWLPEQYLAEIGDAQGLARAIQCALQPEAQSDFSSLYAKAKAELTVPAMAEQTFNIYKGLLKT, encoded by the coding sequence ATGAAAATTGTTCAGGTATTAGCAACTAGTGGTGGTGTTGGTGGTTTAGAGCAGCACACTTTTAACCTTGTTAATGAGCTTGCTTTAAATCATGAAGTACATGTGATTGCACATCCTTGCTATGTAGACAAGTTTAGCCAACAAGTACATTTTCATGCCGTCGATTTTGCACGTAGCCGTTGGAATATTCTTTTACTCTGGCAACTTAAAAATCTTATCCAGCAAATTCAACCCGCCATTGTTCATGCACAAGCAGGAAAAGCGGCTGAGCTGATTGCCCGCATTAAGCCATTTTTATCTGGTCCAAAGTTTGTAACGACTGTTCATGGTACTAAAAAGAATAAGTCTGTTTATTTAGCAGGTGATGCAGTTATTGCGGTGAGCCAAGCGCTTACGCAAGGCATCCCAGAGTCTAAAGCACACGTAGTTTATAACGGGGTATATCCTCAGCCCGTACTTACAACTGAAAATAAAGAAAAGTTACTTCAATCGATTCAAAAAGATTTTGCTGAGCTAGACACAAGCAAAAAAGTAGTTATATGCATTGGGCGCCTAGAGCCAGTAAAAAATATCAGTTTACTGATTGAGTCGATGCAGCAGATTGATGCCAATTTATGGATTATTGGTGATGGTTCACTTCGAGCAAGTTTGGAAAAACAAGTCAGTGAATTAAACATGCAAAATCGGGTCGCTTTTCTTGGGTTTAGAACTGATGCACGTGATCTGGTGCAGTTGGCTGATATTGTAGTTTTATCGTCAGACCGAGAAGGTTTTCCACTTGTTATGGTTGAAGCTTTACAGGCCGATAAAGCAATGGCTTCAACCAAAGTGAATGGTGTGATCGAGTGGTTGCCAGAACAATATCTGGCAGAAATTGGAGATGCACAAGGTTTAGCAAGAGCGATTCAATGTGCACTTCAACCAGAGGCACAAAGTGACTTTAGCTCGCTATATGCAAAAGCCAAGGCTGAACTGACTGTACCAGCCATGGCCGAGCAGACGTTTAATATTTATAAAGGCCTGCTAAAGACTTAA